AAACTTATCGACGAAGGAGTTAACGTAAAAGTTTATAGCCTCACTGTCGCAGACACCGGAGAAATAGCAATGGCTTTGATTGACGCTGCCACGCTAATCATAGCCACACCCACAGTACTTGCCAGTGCCCATCCCCTTGCCGTTTACTATACGTATCTCGCCAACGCACTAAGGCCAAAAACAAAATATTTAGCCATAATTAACTCTTACGGATGGGGAGGAAAAGCCGTTGATGACCTTAAAAACATTTTCACCAACTTCAAAGGTGAAGTTATTGATGTAGTCTCCTTTAAGGGTTTACCAGATCAAAGCGCCTATGAGTCTCTCGAAAAACTGGCAAAAGCAATAGGAGAAAAGCATAGATCCTTAGGCTGATTAAAATTTAACGCACTCTTACCCATTTATTTTTAAGTTCAGTAGGCAACTTAGAAATCAGCTTGTAGGTTTTGGCATCGTGAAAATAGCCAGATGCATAAGGAATTTCATCCTCGTAACCAACAGCCTTAGATAATGCCAACATCACCGATTCTCTCACGTATTTTCCAACAATTCCAGCAAACATAATTGGTAAAAACTTTTTATCGCCATCCATTATAAAATAAAGGAAATTTCCGCCTTCGATTTCGTAGGCGGAATAATCAAATCTCTCTTCTAAAACTTTGTATTGGTAGCCAAAAGTTTCAAAAAATCTTCCGTATTTTGAAGTTCCACCGATCTTTCCCATCAAAAAGTGGGAGGAATCAAACCTTTTCATGAGCTCGGTGAAAATTCGGAAATCAAGAAGTGCCTTATTGTCAAGGGAAGAAATGAGTTCGTTAAATTTATCAGCCATAAGGACTGAAAACTTCACTTCCTCTAAACCAATCCCACAATTTTTAAAATAGTTAATAAGCCTCTCGTTTACAAAGCCACCAAAAAGAGGTATTTCCAAATCAGAAAGCCCATAGGAATTTAAATTAACCTTTTGAATCCCAAATTTTTCAATTAATTCATTCAAACTCCTCACTTCTTCACCCAACATTTTAATAAAGGTCAAAACTACCGATTCACCCATTCGGTAACTGCCCTTGCTTCTTTTAAACAGGTCTTTACTATCTTTTACAGGTATAGGAAAGCGGTATCCTTCTGCCTCTGAGGCAGAAAGTGGATCTGTACCTTTTATACTGATCTTGACACCAGTAACCACCAATGGACCTATAAGTGGTCCATACCCATTCTCATCAATACCTACAACTTTCCATTCCTTGGTATCAAAGATAAAACCATGCATATTTTGAATTATAAGGTTAATCCAATATAATGAGTAAACATCAATGCTAATAGGTGTTACAGGTGCCTCGGGTTTCATAGGACGGAATTTAGTTCCCGAGCTGTTAAAAAATGGTCATACCATTAAACTGCTCATGCGTTCCAAGAATCAAAAGATACTCTGGCCAGAGGCAGAGCTTTATTACGGTGACTTTAAAAATCCAGAATCCCTTATAGATTTCGTGAAAGACCTTGACACAATTATACATTGCGCAGGAGTAATAAAGGCATTGAAAAAGGAAGATTTCATTTCAGGAAATTACACTACTACCAAAAACCTCATTGATGCGATCAACACTGCGAAACCTGAAAGCCTCAAAAGATTCATATTCCTTTCAAGCCAGAGCGCACAAGGCCCCTCAAAGGAACTAACTCCGAAAAAAGTGGAACATACACCTGAGCCCGTCAGCTGGTATGGTAAATCGAAGCTTATGGCTGAGAACTATATAATAAATTATCTGCAGTACCCCTACACTATCCTTAGACTTTCTTCCGTTTACGGTCCTTACGACAAAGAAACCCTTCGGTTTTTCCAGTATGTAAAGTGGGGTATTTTCCCCATGCCTAATGGTGAGAAGTACCTAAGCATTATCTACGTTAAAGATGTTGTAAAACTCATAAAGATGTTAATAGGAAGCGAAAATACTGGTATTAACCGGGTATATTTTGTATCCAATCCAGAATATACGACCTTGACCCAAATAGTAGAACACATAAAATCGCTGTACGGGAAAAAACGAGTACATAAAATTACTATACCCGAATGGATCTTTAGACCGATATTGAAATTGAGCGAAACCTTTGCCAGAATTACCAATACCCCCACCATAGCCAACAGTGATAAAGCCAACGAACTGGCCCAAAAGTACTGGATCGGAGACCCTACTCCACTTTACATGGAAACGGGTTTCAAACCTGATTACACATTGATTGAAGGACTTTACGAAACCTTATTGTGGTATAAAGAAAACGGATGGATCTAAAGTTCAACAAGCTGTAAGCTGAACTAAAAATCCCCCGAAAATCCTGAAATTCTAAACCTTCAACCTTAATATTATGGCTACTTTAATATTACTCTTCCTGAACCTTCAGTAATTTCACCGATTATATAAAAACTTTCACCCTTAATTTTTAAAAACTGAACCAAGCTTTCAAGTTCCTTTTTTGATACTATGAAAATAAAACCTATACCCATATTAAATACTCGCCACATCTCTTCCTCAGGAACTTCTCCTTTCCTTTGCAAAAATCTGAAGACTTGTGGTATCACCCAAGAATTCCTATCAATGACGGCATCACAAGTTGGAGGTATAACTCTTGATAGATTACCCGGAATACCCCCACCTGTTATGTGGGCAGCCCCTTTTATTTCAAACCTTTTGAATATTTCCTCTGTTAATCCCACATATACTCTGGTTGGCTCAAGCAGAATATCTCGCAGGGTACTTTCACCCAGCATAAATTCGGCTTTAAGTTGTGCCTTTTGCACAATTGCCCTTACAAGAGAATAACCATTACTGTGAATACCTGACGAGGGTAACCCTACGAGAATGTCGCCGGGTTTAACTTTATTGGGATTAGGGAGTCTCGACTTTTCCTGAACTCCAACAATAAATCCCGCAATATCAAATTTTCCCTTCTCAACAACATCCGGAAGTTCAGCCGTTTCTCCTCCAACCAGCGCACAATTGTACTTCTCACAGGCTTCCACGAGGGATTTAAGAACCACCTTAGAAACATTGAGATCCAAATAACCCGTGGCATAGTAATCAAGAAAAAAAAGAGGTTTTGCACCATAGACCCCAATATCATTTGCGCACATGGCAAAGAGATCATAACCAAGTCCATCTAACTTTTTCCACTTAAGCGCCAGGTCTATCTTCGTTCCGATGCCGTCAGTAGAGGCAAGCAAAACAGGTTCCCTATACTCCCTCAAAATATTAAGGTCAATAATAGCAGCAAATGGACCGATATTTTCGGACTTTAATTTAATTATACTTTTCAAAAACTCTACCAGTCTATCTCCTCTACCGATATCAACTCCTGAGTCTCTGTAAAACATACCCCACCCTCAACTATTTCTGTATCTTGCTACAATTTCTTTAAGCTTATCAACAAAATAATCTGCCTCTTCTAAAGTATTGTAAAGGTAAAAGCTTGCCCTTGCAGTCCCAGAAATGCCAAAGTGTTCATGCAAAGGCTGAGCACAGTGGCAACCTGTTCTTATAGCAATTCCTTCCTCGTCAAGGGCAAGGCCAATCAAATCCGGCGGAATATCCTCAAAATAAAAGGATATGACCCCAATGCGATTTTCCGTAGGCCCGAGTATTTTTAACCCCTCAACTTCGTTTACAAGCCTGTCAATGGTATGTTTGGCTATTTCCTTTTCGTGCAAAAAAATAGCCTCCATTCCAATTTTTTCAAGGTAATCTATTGCAACGCCAAAGGCATAACCATCAGCAAAATTTGAAGTACCCGCCTCAAACCTCCATGGCAACTTGTTCCACTCGGGTTTTTCAACAGTAACGGTAGATATCATATCTCCACCTCTCAAAAAAGGTTCCATCTTTTCAAGTAATTCTTTCCTTGCGTAAAGCACACCAATTCCGGTAGGGCCAAGCATTTTGTGGGAAGAAAAGGCAAGGAAATCAACATCCATTTTTTGTACATCCACTGGCATGTGAGGGACGCTTTGAGCCCCGTCCACGAGACATAATGCTCCCCTCGAATGAGCCATTCTTACAATTTCCTCAATTGGATTTACCACTCCCAGTACATTAGAAACATGGGTGACAGCAACCAGCTTAGTTTTATCGGTTATCAATGAGTTTAAATGATCTAAATCGAGACAACCCTTTGAGTCAAGCTTCGCAAATTTTAATTCAATTCCGAAATGGTCCCTCAGCATCTGCCAAGGAACCATATTGGAGTGGTGCTCCATAACTGTGGTGACTACCTCATCACCGGGCCTCAAGTTAAAAGAGAGCGAATATGCAACAAGGTTGATAGCCTCGGTAGTGTTCCGAGTGAAAATAATCTCTTCAAAATACCTTGCATTTATAAATTTTCTCGCTTTTTCGTGGGCCTCTTCGTAGAGTTCAGTAGATTCTCTTGATAGTGTATGGATAGCACGGTGGATATTAGCATTATGAAGAATATAAAATTCTTCAAGAGCTTTTATAACCTGTATTGGCCTTTGTGAAGTAGCGGCATTATCTAAATATACAAGGTGTTTATCCCCAATTTTTCGCTGCAAAATTGGAAAGTCCTTCCTTATATCATACGCATTAAGTGCCGGTTTCATTGCTCAATTATAAAATTGAATTTCTGGATTTAAAAACCAATTTGTAATTACGGAACAGATTGCAAAAAGTTTGAAGATACTTAGAAATCCCATTAAACTTTACACAATGAATGACCCTTTTGGTCTGATTGCTGAATATTACGACGAAGTGATGGAAAAGGTGGATTACGAAGAATGGGCCCGCTATGTGAAGACTCTTCTTTCTATGGCTCCCCTCAAGCCTATAAAGAGGATTCTTGACCTTGCATCAGGTACTGGAAACCTTTCCATTAGGCTTAAAGATTACGGATATGAAATTTTTGGCCTTGATTATTCTCTTGGAATGCTGAAAGTAGCCAAGAAAAAATTATCTAACCAACTCTTAACAATACATCTTGTTTCAGCCGACTTTCGCCATATCCCTTTCAAGCCAAGCTCGTTTGACGCCGTCATCTCAACCTTTGACAGTCTCAACAACATTCTGAAGCCAGCAGAAATGGTTGAAACTTTTAAACAGATTAGGAGAGTACTGCGAAACGGGGGGCCCTTCATTTTCGATCTCAATACCAGTTGGTCTTTCAAAACCGAGTGGTACAACTTGACCCGAGTTGAAGAAACGGCCAATACAATTTCCATCTGGAAATCACGGTACGTAAACGGAATTGTATACCTTCACTTTACCCTTTTTGTAAGGATAGACAAAAGAAATCACTACAAAAAAATTTATACGGTATTTCGGGAAAGAGGATATAGCCCGGATGAGGTAAAAAAATACTTGAAACAAGCGGGTTTTTCAAAAGTTCATTGCTATGACCATTTTACTCTGTCACCGGGTAGGAGAACAAGCTCAAGGGTAACCTACCTGGCTTACTAAAAAGGAAGGTAAATAATGAAAAATTACAGAATAACTTCACATCCAATCTTAAAAGTAACTCCCGCAAAAACTATTACGTTCAAATTTAATGGAAGACCTCTTGAAGCGAGGGAAGGAGAAACCATCGCTTCAGCACTCTACGCTAATGGGATCCGAATCTTTGGAAAACATCAAAAGGACGGAGCCCCACTGGGAATCTTTTGCGCCAATGGGCAATGCGACCAGTGCAAAGTCATCGCCGATGGGATCACAGTTAAAGCCTGCATGACTTTAGTAAAAGAGGGGATGGAAGTCTATCCGTTAGAAAGATTACCGAAGTTACCCGACTGGGACTTTAACGCCGAAGTGGAGTTTGAAGATATTCCAGAATATGAATATGACGTTCTGATCATTGGAGGAGGCCCCGCAGGACTAAGAGCAGCCACAGTTCTCGGAGAGAGAAACGTAAAGACCCTCATTGTGGATGATAAAAATCAACTCGGCGGAAAGTTGGTTCTGCAGACCCACAAGTTTTTCGGTTCGGTAGAGGCATGCTATGCAGGTATGAGAGGAATTGACATCGCTAAAAAATTGGAAGAAGAGGTAAGGAACTTTCCCTCAATCGAAATCTGGTTGAACTCCATTGCAATATGGGTATTTTCCGACAAAAAAGTGGGAATCCTTAAAGATCAAAAGGAATACGTCCTGGTTAAGCCCAAAATTTTACTTGTCGCCTCGGGTGCCAGAGAAAAATCTATATTGTTCCCTGGAAATACTCTCCCCGGGGTCTACGGCGCGGGCGCTTTTCAAACACTGGTAAACAGAGACCTCGTTAAGGCGGCTGAAAACCTATTCGTCGTTGGAGGAGGCAATGTAGGCTTAATTGCTGCCTACCATGCCCTCCAAGCTGGAATTAACGTGGTGGGCCTGTGCGAGATCATGCCAGAGGTTGGTGGATACAGCGTTCATAAAGAAAAACTACTAAAACTGGGAGTACCTGTCTTTACTTCTCATACGGTCGTGAAAGTCCATGGTACCGAAAAAGTAGAAGCAATTACAATAGCTAAGGTAAACGAAAAATTTGAAATCATTCCTGGAACCGAGAAAACCTTTGATTGCGATACCGTCCTTGTTGCCGTTGGGTTAGACCCCGTCAATGAATTTTATGAAAAAGCTATTAGATTTGGTCTTAAAGCCTACTCAGCTGGTGATGCGGAAGAAATTGCCGAAGCGTCATCGGCAATTTTCTCTGGCAAAATTAAGGGGTATGAAATACTGAGAGAGCTTGGTTTATACGAAGGGGAAATTCCAAAGGAATTATACGAAACGCAAAAGGTTCTTAAATCAAAACCAGGAAAAATTTATGAAATGAAATACCCTGAAATCAAAGAAGGAGTGTACCCTATTTTAAACTGTGTTCAGGAAATCCCTTGCAATCCTTGTAGCACAATATGCCCCAAAAATAGTATAGTCATCGAAGAGAATATCTTAAATCCACCCATTTACAAGGGTGGGTGCATTGGATGTGAAATGTGTGTAGCAATATGTCCCGGCCTCGCCATCTCTCTTGTGGACTTCAGAAAGGGCGAAGACCCCATCGTAACATTACCTTTTGAATTTGGTGACGATAAAATAAAAGTGGGAGACATCGTGGAACTAACCGACAGATTAGGTAACGTCCTTGGAAAGGGGGAGGTTATCAGTTTTCGATTTGTTGAAAAGGTACGAACAATTCCCGTGAAAACAAAATTGGTAAAAGTAAAAGTGCCGAGAGAAATTGCCGAGAAAGTAAGTGGAATCAGAATATTGGAACCTGCTTCTTATGCACAAGAAAGGATGGAAGCCATCCCCGATGATGCTATTGTTTGCAGATGCGAAAGGGTCACTGCTGGTGAAATAAGGAAGCTAATCAGAGAAGGGGTCAGGGATATGAATGAAATTAAAGCTTTAACAAGAGCCGGCATGGGCGCCTGCCAGGGAAAAACTTGTACAAATTTAATAAAACGGCTCTTTAAAGAAGAAGGAATAAAAGAAGGCGAATTTACAGAGTGGGAAAAAAGGCCTTTGTTCATGGAAGTTACCCTTGGGACATTGGCGGGTTTAAAGGAGAAGAAAAATGAACAATAAATTTGATGTAATTATTATCGGTGCAGGAAGTGTTGGGGTCCCACTCTCCTATTTTCTGGCAAGGAAAGGATTTAAAACCTTAGTGGTTGACGAAAAGGCAGCCCCTGGACAGGGTTCCAATAAGGCCGCTATAGGTGGCATTAGAGCAACTCACTCTTCACCTGGCAAGATCTTGGTGGGACTTAAAAGCCTCGAAATATTCAGAAATTGGGAGAAGGAAACTGGTGACGATATTGAATATTATGAAGGGGGCTACGCCTTCGTAACTTATAGAGAAGAAGATAGGAACTCGCTGAAAGAACTTGTCAAATATCAGAGACAATTCGGTCTCGAAATAGATTTTTACGAAAAGGAAGAAATCCTTAAAATCATTCCCGGTATAAATTCTGAAGGTTTACTGGGCGGAACCTATTCTCCGCGGGATGGGAGTGCTTCTCCTCTTCTCTCAATAGAAAGTTTTTACAAACATGCAAAAAAACATGGTGCAATCTTCAAATTTCGTGAAAAAGTAATTTCTTTTGAATCTGAAAAGGAGAAAATAACCGCTGTAAAAACCTTTAGTGGAAGCTACAGGGCTGACATCGTTATAAACTGCGCAGGAGGGAATGCGTCAGATATTGGAAAACTTGCAGGGGTAGAATTACCGGTAACTCCTGACTCCCACGAGGGAGGTGTTACAGAACCGGTTGAAAGATTTGTAAACCCAATGATTGTGGATATTAAACCAGAAAAAGGAAGCAAAAATTTTTACTTTTATCAGCACAAAACTGGACAAATCATTTTTTGCTTAACCCCTGACCCACCTATTTGGGGAACGGATCTCAGAGAGACATCAACCTTTCTCCCAATGGTAGCAAAGCGGATGATAAAAGTTATGCCCAAATTAAAGTATATAAGAGTTAGGAGAACTTGGAGAGGCGTTTATCCAATGACTCCAGACGGAAACCCAATTGTTGGTTTTAAAGGTTACAAAAACTTTCTGCATCTCGTGGGAATGTGTGGTCAAGGGTTTATGCTCGGGCCCGGACTGGGATACTACATCAGCGAATACCTGGGAGGAAAAACAAGCGAAGAAATAAAAACAATTTTACAAGAGTTTTCCCCGGACAGGGACTTCGGTGCACAAGAATTACTTAAATAAATTTGGACTAAACTAATAAAAAACAAATTTTTTCTTGATTAAGCGCCATTCTCTTTTTATACTTATCAACAAAGGGAGGTATTTTTTATGTTCATGCAGAAACTTAGGTCTTCTACAAAAACAATCCTCTGGATAGTTGTAATTGCTTTTGTCGCATGGCTATTTTTTGAGCTTGGCGCATCCCTAACTGGGTTCAGGGGGAGGCAAAAACCGTGGCATAAAGGGATAATGGCTGAAATTGATGGAATAAAAATCAATTACACCGATTTTGAAAGAATGGTGTCCTTTGCTGTCCAAGAAACTTTAAGGGCAAGACCAAATAGAAATTTAACACCCGATGAATTAAAAAACATAAGAGATTTCAGTTTTTACGATGTCGTTAGGAGAATTAAACTATCCAGATTCGACGAAAAATACAGAAAAATGATATTTTCTAACGATGTTTACACGCAAATTCTTGTTATGAACCCACCAGCAGAAATTCTCAGCGACTCCAACTTTTATACCGACGGTAAATTTGATCAGAACAAGTATGTTGAGGTGTTAAAGGATCCGAGGAATAGAGATTACGTGGTAAATCAGCTCATGAAAATCAGGATCGACCTGTTGCAGGAGTTGACAAATCAGGATGTAGCGCTATCCTTTAACATTTCGCAAGCGGAGAAAG
The window above is part of the bacterium genome. Proteins encoded here:
- a CDS encoding NAD(P)-dependent oxidoreductase, which encodes MLIGVTGASGFIGRNLVPELLKNGHTIKLLMRSKNQKILWPEAELYYGDFKNPESLIDFVKDLDTIIHCAGVIKALKKEDFISGNYTTTKNLIDAINTAKPESLKRFIFLSSQSAQGPSKELTPKKVEHTPEPVSWYGKSKLMAENYIINYLQYPYTILRLSSVYGPYDKETLRFFQYVKWGIFPMPNGEKYLSIIYVKDVVKLIKMLIGSENTGINRVYFVSNPEYTTLTQIVEHIKSLYGKKRVHKITIPEWIFRPILKLSETFARITNTPTIANSDKANELAQKYWIGDPTPLYMETGFKPDYTLIEGLYETLLWYKENGWI
- the purM gene encoding phosphoribosylformylglycinamidine cyclo-ligase, whose translation is MFYRDSGVDIGRGDRLVEFLKSIIKLKSENIGPFAAIIDLNILREYREPVLLASTDGIGTKIDLALKWKKLDGLGYDLFAMCANDIGVYGAKPLFFLDYYATGYLDLNVSKVVLKSLVEACEKYNCALVGGETAELPDVVEKGKFDIAGFIVGVQEKSRLPNPNKVKPGDILVGLPSSGIHSNGYSLVRAIVQKAQLKAEFMLGESTLRDILLEPTRVYVGLTEEIFKRFEIKGAAHITGGGIPGNLSRVIPPTCDAVIDRNSWVIPQVFRFLQRKGEVPEEEMWRVFNMGIGFIFIVSKKELESLVQFLKIKGESFYIIGEITEGSGRVILK
- a CDS encoding cysteine desulfurase, which encodes MKPALNAYDIRKDFPILQRKIGDKHLVYLDNAATSQRPIQVIKALEEFYILHNANIHRAIHTLSRESTELYEEAHEKARKFINARYFEEIIFTRNTTEAINLVAYSLSFNLRPGDEVVTTVMEHHSNMVPWQMLRDHFGIELKFAKLDSKGCLDLDHLNSLITDKTKLVAVTHVSNVLGVVNPIEEIVRMAHSRGALCLVDGAQSVPHMPVDVQKMDVDFLAFSSHKMLGPTGIGVLYARKELLEKMEPFLRGGDMISTVTVEKPEWNKLPWRFEAGTSNFADGYAFGVAIDYLEKIGMEAIFLHEKEIAKHTIDRLVNEVEGLKILGPTENRIGVISFYFEDIPPDLIGLALDEEGIAIRTGCHCAQPLHEHFGISGTARASFYLYNTLEEADYFVDKLKEIVARYRNS
- a CDS encoding class I SAM-dependent methyltransferase translates to MNDPFGLIAEYYDEVMEKVDYEEWARYVKTLLSMAPLKPIKRILDLASGTGNLSIRLKDYGYEIFGLDYSLGMLKVAKKKLSNQLLTIHLVSADFRHIPFKPSSFDAVISTFDSLNNILKPAEMVETFKQIRRVLRNGGPFIFDLNTSWSFKTEWYNLTRVEETANTISIWKSRYVNGIVYLHFTLFVRIDKRNHYKKIYTVFRERGYSPDEVKKYLKQAGFSKVHCYDHFTLSPGRRTSSRVTYLAY
- a CDS encoding FAD-dependent oxidoreductase — encoded protein: MKNYRITSHPILKVTPAKTITFKFNGRPLEAREGETIASALYANGIRIFGKHQKDGAPLGIFCANGQCDQCKVIADGITVKACMTLVKEGMEVYPLERLPKLPDWDFNAEVEFEDIPEYEYDVLIIGGGPAGLRAATVLGERNVKTLIVDDKNQLGGKLVLQTHKFFGSVEACYAGMRGIDIAKKLEEEVRNFPSIEIWLNSIAIWVFSDKKVGILKDQKEYVLVKPKILLVASGAREKSILFPGNTLPGVYGAGAFQTLVNRDLVKAAENLFVVGGGNVGLIAAYHALQAGINVVGLCEIMPEVGGYSVHKEKLLKLGVPVFTSHTVVKVHGTEKVEAITIAKVNEKFEIIPGTEKTFDCDTVLVAVGLDPVNEFYEKAIRFGLKAYSAGDAEEIAEASSAIFSGKIKGYEILRELGLYEGEIPKELYETQKVLKSKPGKIYEMKYPEIKEGVYPILNCVQEIPCNPCSTICPKNSIVIEENILNPPIYKGGCIGCEMCVAICPGLAISLVDFRKGEDPIVTLPFEFGDDKIKVGDIVELTDRLGNVLGKGEVISFRFVEKVRTIPVKTKLVKVKVPREIAEKVSGIRILEPASYAQERMEAIPDDAIVCRCERVTAGEIRKLIREGVRDMNEIKALTRAGMGACQGKTCTNLIKRLFKEEGIKEGEFTEWEKRPLFMEVTLGTLAGLKEKKNEQ
- a CDS encoding FAD-binding oxidoreductase, whose amino-acid sequence is MNNKFDVIIIGAGSVGVPLSYFLARKGFKTLVVDEKAAPGQGSNKAAIGGIRATHSSPGKILVGLKSLEIFRNWEKETGDDIEYYEGGYAFVTYREEDRNSLKELVKYQRQFGLEIDFYEKEEILKIIPGINSEGLLGGTYSPRDGSASPLLSIESFYKHAKKHGAIFKFREKVISFESEKEKITAVKTFSGSYRADIVINCAGGNASDIGKLAGVELPVTPDSHEGGVTEPVERFVNPMIVDIKPEKGSKNFYFYQHKTGQIIFCLTPDPPIWGTDLRETSTFLPMVAKRMIKVMPKLKYIRVRRTWRGVYPMTPDGNPIVGFKGYKNFLHLVGMCGQGFMLGPGLGYYISEYLGGKTSEEIKTILQEFSPDRDFGAQELLK